From one Ignavibacteria bacterium genomic stretch:
- a CDS encoding rhodanese-related sulfurtransferase: MNTNVYQVLLYYKFVPIEDPELFAREHHELCRDFGLLGRILVAHEGLNGTVSGTVEQCAAYMDAVHADERFADLWFKIDTVEKHAFKKLFVRVKRELVTFNADHQTNPSVKTGKRLSPVEFHKMLQHDDVVVLDGRTDYEYDIGHFRNAIRPPIDSFRQFPQWIKENLGDLKDKHIITYCTGGIRCEKLTAYMLEENFTNVYQLDGGIVSYGKDPTVKGALWDGKCYVFDERILVDINHTDDRRIVSSCYHCGKPAERLVNCANIDCHRQHPVCESCEEQTRRSCSVECMHADRREFV, translated from the coding sequence ATCAATACCAACGTGTATCAGGTTCTGCTTTACTACAAGTTCGTTCCCATCGAAGACCCGGAACTGTTTGCCAGGGAGCACCATGAGTTATGCAGGGACTTTGGTCTTCTGGGCCGGATACTCGTAGCACATGAGGGTCTTAACGGCACGGTGTCAGGGACGGTGGAGCAGTGTGCAGCATACATGGATGCTGTTCATGCCGACGAAAGATTTGCCGACCTCTGGTTTAAAATTGATACTGTAGAAAAGCATGCCTTTAAGAAGCTCTTTGTACGGGTTAAGCGCGAGCTCGTTACATTTAATGCGGATCACCAAACAAACCCGTCGGTAAAAACCGGAAAACGGCTAAGTCCGGTTGAATTTCACAAGATGCTTCAGCACGACGATGTGGTTGTGCTCGACGGAAGGACCGATTATGAGTATGATATCGGGCACTTCCGCAATGCAATACGTCCGCCCATTGATTCGTTCCGCCAGTTCCCGCAGTGGATAAAAGAGAACCTGGGTGACCTTAAGGACAAACACATTATCACGTACTGCACCGGTGGCATACGCTGCGAAAAACTTACGGCATATATGCTGGAAGAGAACTTTACCAATGTTTATCAGCTTGATGGCGGCATAGTAAGTTACGGTAAGGATCCCACCGTGAAGGGAGCATTATGGGATGGTAAATGCTACGTATTTGATGAACGGATATTAGTTGACATCAACCATACCGATGACCGAAGAATAGTGTCATCCTGTTATCACTGCGGTAAGCCCGCAGAACGGTTAGTAAACTGCGCAAACATCGACTGTCACCGTCAGCATCCGGTTTGCGAGTCTTGTGAAGAACAAACCAGACGTTCATGCAGCGTTGAGTGTATGCATGCAGACAGGCGAGAGTTTGTTTAG
- a CDS encoding type I restriction endonuclease subunit R, producing the protein MTDYKTIAESKNFIVLDKYTKEWQANEGYQSEYDLEREFIADLQNQGYEYLPDLNTPDALLANVRTQLQALNSVQFLDGEWRRFVEEYLDKPSDGIVEKTRKIHDDYIHDFVFDDGRIQNIYLLDKKNIARNKVQVIRQFETSPALRAAIDKFPSSGGVPAGRGGSNRYDVTILVNGLPLVQVELKKRGVAIREAFNQIHRYSKESFNSEQSLFKYLQLFVISNGTDSRYFANTTQRNKNSFDFTMNWAKADNSLIKDLKDFTATFFQKNTLLNVLLHYSVFDVSNTLLVMRPYQIAATERILWKIKSSHLAKNWSNTESGGYVWHTTGSGKTLTSFKAARLATELEFIDKVFFVVDRKDLDYQTMKEYQRFSPDSVNGSDSTAGLKRNLEKDDNKIVVTTIQKLNNLMKSEADLPIYGKQVVFIFDECHRSQFGEAQKNLKKKFKKFYQFGFTGTPIFPQNALGAETTASVFGRELHSYVITDAIRDEKVLKFKVDYNDVRPQFKDIETEQDEKKLSAAENKQALLHPDRIREITQYILNNFRQKTHRLHTGNKGFNAMFAVSSVDAAKLYYECFRELQKTSDKPLRVATIFSFAANEEQDAIGDIQDESFDVSAMNSSAKEFLSAAIADYNALFKTNFSVDSNGFQNYYRDLAKQVKAGEIDLLIVVGMFLTGFDAPTLNTLFVDKDLRYHGLMQAYSRTNRIFYATKTFGNIVTFRDLEQATINAITLFGDKNTKNVVLEKSYKEYLEGFTDALTGEARRGFVEVVKELETRFPDPAAIEKELDKKAFAKLFGEYLRIENVLQNYDEFASLKALQSVDLTDPAAVEAFKAKHYLSDEDLTALQAIKLPPERKIQDYRSTYNDVRDWLRRQKAGDEKDKSTIDWDDVIFEVDLLKSQEINLDYILELVFEHNKKTKSKSELVDEIRRVIRASLGNRAKESLVVDFINQTDLDRLGDKASVIEAFFIFAKAEQKREAHELIQAEQLNSEAARRYITTSLRREYASENGTELNAILPKMSPLNPQFLTRKQTVFRKIAAFVEKFKGVGGDV; encoded by the coding sequence ATGACTGACTACAAAACCATCGCAGAATCCAAGAACTTCATCGTTCTGGATAAGTACACAAAGGAATGGCAAGCGAATGAGGGCTACCAGAGCGAATACGATCTGGAGCGCGAATTCATTGCCGATTTGCAAAATCAGGGTTATGAATATTTGCCCGACCTTAACACGCCTGATGCCTTGCTGGCCAATGTGCGCACCCAACTGCAAGCGCTCAACTCTGTGCAGTTTCTTGATGGCGAGTGGCGTCGCTTTGTTGAGGAGTATCTGGACAAACCTAGCGACGGCATTGTCGAGAAAACCCGTAAGATTCACGATGACTACATTCACGACTTTGTCTTCGACGATGGCCGCATCCAGAACATCTACCTGCTGGATAAAAAGAATATTGCCCGCAACAAGGTGCAGGTGATCAGGCAGTTTGAAACCTCCCCGGCGCTTCGCGCCGCGATAGACAAATTCCCCTCCTCTGGAGGGGTGCCCGCAGGGCGGGGTGGTTCCAACCGCTATGACGTGACTATTCTGGTCAACGGCCTGCCGCTGGTACAGGTGGAATTGAAAAAGCGTGGCGTGGCGATTCGCGAAGCCTTCAACCAGATACACCGCTACAGCAAGGAAAGCTTCAACAGCGAGCAGTCCCTGTTCAAGTATTTGCAGCTCTTTGTGATTTCCAACGGCACCGATAGCCGTTACTTTGCCAACACCACGCAACGCAACAAGAACAGCTTCGACTTCACCATGAATTGGGCGAAGGCGGACAACAGTTTGATCAAGGACCTGAAAGACTTTACCGCTACCTTTTTCCAGAAAAACACACTGCTCAATGTGCTGTTACACTACTCGGTGTTTGATGTCAGCAACACGCTGCTGGTGATGCGACCCTACCAGATTGCCGCCACCGAACGCATCCTGTGGAAGATCAAGAGCAGCCATCTGGCAAAGAACTGGAGCAACACGGAAAGCGGCGGCTACGTATGGCACACCACCGGCTCAGGCAAGACCCTGACCAGCTTCAAGGCAGCGCGCCTGGCCACCGAGCTAGAGTTCATCGACAAGGTGTTCTTTGTGGTGGACCGCAAGGATCTGGACTACCAGACGATGAAGGAGTACCAGCGCTTTTCGCCGGACAGCGTGAATGGCTCGGACAGCACGGCAGGCCTGAAGCGCAACCTGGAGAAGGATGACAACAAGATCGTCGTCACCACCATCCAGAAGCTCAACAACCTGATGAAGAGCGAAGCCGACTTGCCAATCTACGGCAAGCAAGTGGTGTTCATTTTTGATGAGTGCCACCGCAGCCAGTTTGGTGAGGCGCAGAAGAACCTGAAGAAGAAGTTCAAGAAGTTCTATCAGTTTGGTTTTACCGGTACGCCGATCTTCCCGCAGAACGCGCTGGGCGCCGAAACCACGGCCAGCGTGTTTGGTCGTGAGCTGCACTCCTATGTGATCACCGATGCCATCCGCGACGAGAAGGTGCTGAAGTTCAAGGTGGATTACAACGATGTCCGCCCGCAGTTCAAAGACATCGAGACCGAGCAGGATGAGAAAAAGCTGAGTGCGGCGGAAAACAAGCAGGCCTTGCTGCACCCCGACCGCATCCGCGAGATCACCCAGTACATACTGAACAACTTCCGACAAAAGACCCACCGCCTACACACAGGCAATAAGGGTTTCAACGCCATGTTTGCCGTCAGCAGTGTGGATGCCGCCAAGCTGTACTACGAGTGCTTCCGGGAACTGCAGAAGACCAGCGACAAGCCTTTGCGCGTGGCCACCATCTTCTCGTTTGCCGCCAACGAAGAGCAGGACGCGATTGGCGACATCCAGGACGAGAGCTTCGATGTGTCGGCCATGAACAGCAGCGCCAAGGAGTTCCTGAGCGCAGCCATCGCCGACTACAATGCGCTGTTCAAGACCAATTTCAGCGTGGACAGCAACGGCTTTCAGAACTATTACCGCGACCTCGCCAAGCAGGTCAAAGCCGGGGAAATCGACCTGCTGATCGTGGTGGGCATGTTTTTGACCGGCTTTGATGCCCCTACGCTGAACACCTTGTTCGTGGACAAGGATCTGCGCTACCATGGCCTGATGCAGGCCTACTCGCGCACTAACCGCATTTTTTACGCCACCAAGACCTTCGGCAACATCGTCACCTTCCGCGATCTGGAGCAGGCAACCATCAATGCCATCACCCTGTTCGGTGATAAGAACACCAAGAACGTGGTGCTGGAGAAAAGCTACAAGGAGTACCTGGAAGGCTTCACCGATGCGCTAACCGGTGAAGCGCGGCGTGGTTTTGTGGAGGTGGTGAAGGAGCTGGAAACACGCTTCCCCGACCCTGCTGCCATTGAGAAGGAGTTGGACAAAAAGGCGTTTGCCAAATTGTTTGGTGAATATTTGCGCATAGAGAACGTGCTCCAGAACTATGACGAATTTGCCAGTCTGAAGGCGTTGCAGAGCGTCGATCTGACGGACCCCGCCGCAGTGGAAGCGTTCAAGGCCAAACATTACCTGAGCGATGAAGATCTGACCGCGCTGCAGGCGATCAAGCTCCCGCCAGAGCGGAAAATTCAGGACTACCGCTCGACCTACAACGACGTACGTGACTGGCTGCGCCGCCAGAAGGCAGGGGACGAGAAAGATAAATCCACCATCGACTGGGATGATGTGATCTTTGAAGTGGATCTACTAAAGTCACAGGAAATCAACCTGGACTACATTCTGGAATTGGTTTTCGAGCACAACAAGAAGACCAAGAGCAAGTCTGAGCTGGTGGATGAGATACGTCGGGTAATCCGTGCAAGCCTGGGCAACCGCGCTAAAGAAAGTCTGGTGGTGGACTTCATCAATCAGACCGACCTTGACCGGTTAGGTGATAAGGCCAGCGTAATCGAGGCCTTCTTCATCTTTGCCAAAGCTGAACAGAAGCGCGAGGCTCATGAACTAATCCAGGCAGAGCAACTGAACTCCGAGGCGGCCCGGCGCTACATCACCACTTCGCTTAGGCGCGAATATGCGAGCGAGAACGGTACGGAGCTCAATGCCATTCTGCCCAAAATGAGTCCATTGAACCCGCAATTCCTGACCAGGAAGCAAACTGTTTTCCGGAAAATCGCTGCCTTTGTTGAGAAGTTTAAGGGTGTTGGAGGAGACGTTTGA
- a CDS encoding transposase, protein MGLTQCTTENAGVITTMFREMISRGFCFDDGLLFVIDGGLGLRKAIEEVFGEYAVIQRCQVHKLRNVLDHLPENARPEWRKLLKQLFSCDDYKHARTMADELIARLQKINPAAAASLKEGIEDVLTLTRLGLRSVFGRSFGTTNVIESANSAIARRTRHVTRWSTGDQRLRWSALALLDAEQSWRRVHNYKRLPILQRAIKDEVNNRIQSNQPKAKVSRFSTKKRT, encoded by the coding sequence CTGGGGCTAACCCAATGTACGACAGAGAACGCCGGTGTGATCACGACGATGTTTCGCGAGATGATCAGCCGTGGTTTCTGCTTCGATGACGGCCTGTTGTTTGTGATCGACGGCGGGCTGGGCCTTCGAAAGGCGATCGAAGAGGTCTTTGGCGAATATGCCGTCATTCAGCGCTGCCAAGTGCACAAGTTGCGCAATGTGCTTGACCACTTGCCGGAGAACGCACGTCCAGAATGGCGCAAACTTCTGAAGCAATTGTTCTCCTGCGATGACTACAAACACGCACGCACTATGGCTGATGAACTCATAGCACGATTGCAGAAGATCAATCCCGCCGCTGCTGCATCACTCAAGGAGGGCATCGAAGACGTACTGACCCTGACAAGACTCGGCTTACGATCTGTGTTCGGCCGTTCGTTCGGCACGACAAATGTGATCGAGTCGGCGAACTCTGCCATAGCACGTCGTACGAGGCATGTTACGCGATGGTCCACAGGTGATCAGCGGCTACGGTGGTCAGCACTAGCTCTTCTTGATGCCGAACAATCATGGCGGCGAGTGCACAACTATAAACGATTGCCTATTTTGCAACGGGCGATCAAAGACGAGGTCAACAATAGAATCCAGTCCAATCAGCCCAAAGCCAAAGTCTCTAGATTTTCAACTAAGAAACGGACATAG